A genomic region of Christiangramia sp. OXR-203 contains the following coding sequences:
- a CDS encoding peptidylprolyl isomerase: protein MAVLNKIRQRSVFLIIIIALALFSFVLADVIRNGGFSGQDSQNVIATVNGNDVDREEFAREVEAFERNMGNNISTTQAVNRIWDQKLRQVILEEEVEKLGLRAGEDQVTELVRTQMAGNPNFSNEAGMFDENRLREYVANLKETSPEAYAQWQQFTSNLAQTAKMNAYYNMVSAGVGATLLEGEQAYKMQNDNINMKFVQIPYSSIPDSEVEVSKSDIKNYIENRASRFESDASRSMQYVIFEEAASTDDESEAKEALSKLRSQRVEYNAAVGANDTLPGFDSTDNYADFIANNSDLPYQNIFRFRNDLKGENAEQIFNLNKGESFGPYKENGFWKLSKVVETKNIPDSVKASHILISYTGSQLGAPGNRTKAEAEALADSLAGVVRSDSDKFAALASEFSADTSNKEQAGDLGYFVPGMMIPAFENYVFDNKTGDIGVVETPLGFHVISIDDQTEAAKAVKVATIAREIQASEKTMNEQFNEVTKFEIAAAEGDFSKVAKESNYEVRTVKDVKALDENIPGAGAQRRVIQWVFEDDAKVGDVRRFDTNNGYVVAQLTAKQDKGLMSVEEASAEVTPILIKQKKAELIKERLKGNSLQEIAGNQGVSVQTADAVNLNNPTLAGAGEEPEVVGTVFSLEKGEMSEPIAGEKGVYIAELVSKFEAPKMESYKAFANQESASRRAQATTRVFEALKKKADIQDNRAKFY, encoded by the coding sequence ATGGCAGTATTAAACAAAATCAGACAGCGGTCTGTTTTCTTGATTATTATCATTGCACTGGCTCTTTTCTCTTTTGTATTGGCCGATGTGATTAGAAACGGAGGCTTTAGTGGCCAGGATTCTCAAAATGTTATCGCTACCGTGAATGGGAACGATGTAGATAGAGAGGAATTCGCCCGTGAAGTTGAGGCTTTCGAAAGAAATATGGGTAATAATATTAGTACTACTCAGGCTGTAAACCGTATCTGGGACCAGAAATTACGCCAGGTGATTCTTGAAGAAGAAGTTGAAAAGCTTGGACTAAGAGCTGGAGAGGATCAGGTTACTGAACTTGTGCGTACTCAAATGGCTGGAAATCCAAACTTCTCTAATGAAGCTGGGATGTTTGACGAAAACAGATTGAGAGAGTATGTTGCTAATTTGAAAGAAACCTCTCCAGAAGCTTATGCTCAATGGCAGCAGTTTACTTCCAATCTTGCACAAACTGCCAAAATGAATGCTTACTACAATATGGTAAGTGCTGGTGTTGGGGCTACTCTACTGGAAGGTGAGCAGGCTTACAAGATGCAGAACGATAATATCAATATGAAATTCGTTCAGATTCCTTATTCTTCAATTCCAGATAGCGAAGTTGAAGTTTCTAAATCTGATATCAAGAATTATATCGAGAATCGTGCCTCAAGGTTCGAATCTGATGCTTCCAGAAGCATGCAATATGTGATCTTTGAAGAAGCTGCCTCTACAGATGATGAATCTGAAGCTAAAGAAGCACTATCTAAATTGAGAAGCCAAAGAGTTGAATATAATGCTGCGGTTGGTGCAAATGACACACTTCCTGGTTTTGACAGCACAGATAACTATGCAGATTTTATAGCCAACAATTCAGATCTTCCTTACCAGAACATTTTTAGATTTAGAAATGATCTGAAAGGCGAAAATGCTGAGCAGATCTTCAATCTTAATAAAGGTGAATCTTTTGGTCCTTATAAAGAAAACGGATTCTGGAAACTTAGTAAAGTTGTTGAGACTAAGAATATTCCAGATTCAGTAAAAGCAAGTCATATTCTTATTAGCTACACTGGATCTCAGTTGGGAGCTCCCGGGAATAGAACCAAAGCTGAAGCTGAAGCTTTAGCTGATAGTCTTGCTGGAGTTGTAAGATCAGATTCTGATAAATTTGCAGCTCTTGCTTCTGAATTTTCTGCGGATACTTCAAACAAAGAACAGGCTGGAGATCTTGGATATTTTGTTCCTGGAATGATGATCCCAGCATTTGAAAACTATGTATTTGATAATAAAACGGGAGATATAGGTGTTGTGGAGACACCTCTTGGGTTCCACGTAATCTCTATAGATGATCAAACTGAAGCTGCTAAAGCGGTAAAGGTAGCAACGATCGCAAGAGAGATCCAGGCTTCAGAAAAAACAATGAACGAACAGTTTAACGAAGTAACGAAGTTTGAGATCGCTGCTGCTGAAGGTGACTTTAGCAAAGTGGCAAAAGAAAGCAACTACGAAGTGCGTACGGTAAAAGATGTTAAAGCACTTGACGAAAATATTCCTGGTGCTGGTGCTCAAAGAAGAGTGATCCAATGGGTTTTTGAAGATGACGCTAAAGTTGGAGATGTAAGAAGATTTGACACTAATAATGGGTACGTAGTAGCACAACTAACAGCTAAGCAGGATAAGGGCTTGATGAGCGTAGAAGAAGCTTCAGCTGAAGTCACTCCAATTTTGATTAAGCAAAAGAAAGCGGAACTTATTAAGGAAAGACTTAAAGGAAACTCTCTACAGGAAATCGCCGGAAATCAAGGTGTAAGTGTTCAAACTGCAGATGCGGTAAATCTTAACAATCCTACTCTGGCAGGAGCAGGTGAAGAGCCGGAAGTAGTTGGAACTGTTTTTTCTCTTGAAAAAGGAGAGATGAGCGAACCGATTGCAGGAGAAAAAGGTGTTTATATAGCTGAACTTGTAAGTAAGTTTGAAGCTCCAAAGATGGAATCTTATAAAGCTTTCGCAAACCAGGAAAGTGCTTCCAGAAGAGCTCAGGCAACTACAAGAGTATTTGAAGCTTTGAAGAAAAAAGCAGATATTCAGGATAACAGAGCTAAGTTCTACTAA
- a CDS encoding OmpP1/FadL family transporter yields MIKRFIVIVALFTGFIAEAQENVSSPYSYYGIGLTNFQGTVENRSMGGLSVFMDSIHVNLQNPASYGRLKLTDFTIGASHDRVKLETDGASDNSKISSLDYLALAFPISDKIGIGLGVMPYTSVGYRILDVEDDASSLLTGRGGMNRVFLSAGYAVNEHLSLGVDADYNFGNFQNTQSINTEGLQYGTSDVNRSDIKGFTFNFGANYQRPISEKLNLHVSTTYAPEMDLDSENFRTISTIDFASGTGRTIDQRELDLSETQFTFPSKYSLGAGIGQTNKWFVGAEYSNVGSSSYQDSFSFRNDGGEYEDASQFSLGGFYIPDYNSFTSYLERVVYRAGFRYDETGLIVNGESINEFGMSFGLGLPIGQLFSNANFGIELGQRGTRDAGLVQEKFLRLSVGLSLNDKWFTKRKFD; encoded by the coding sequence ATGATTAAACGATTTATAGTAATCGTAGCTTTATTTACAGGATTTATCGCTGAAGCTCAGGAAAATGTTTCTTCGCCTTATTCATATTACGGTATTGGTTTGACCAATTTCCAGGGAACTGTGGAAAACAGGTCTATGGGAGGTTTAAGCGTATTTATGGATAGTATCCACGTGAATTTGCAGAACCCTGCAAGTTATGGTCGATTAAAGCTTACAGATTTCACTATTGGTGCAAGTCACGATAGAGTAAAACTCGAAACTGATGGAGCCTCAGATAATTCAAAGATCTCATCTCTGGATTATTTAGCACTGGCATTTCCAATTAGCGATAAGATCGGGATTGGTCTTGGAGTGATGCCGTATACTTCTGTAGGATACAGAATTCTGGATGTAGAAGATGATGCTTCAAGTTTACTTACAGGTAGAGGAGGTATGAACAGAGTGTTCTTATCTGCGGGTTATGCCGTAAATGAGCACTTAAGTCTGGGTGTTGATGCTGACTATAACTTCGGAAATTTCCAGAATACGCAAAGTATCAATACTGAAGGATTACAATACGGAACCAGCGATGTGAACAGATCAGACATCAAAGGTTTTACTTTTAACTTTGGAGCCAATTACCAGCGCCCAATTTCAGAAAAGTTGAATCTTCATGTTTCCACTACATACGCACCAGAAATGGATCTTGATTCTGAAAATTTCAGAACAATTTCTACTATAGATTTTGCGAGTGGTACAGGAAGAACCATAGATCAGCGAGAACTTGACCTTAGTGAAACTCAATTCACATTTCCTTCAAAATACAGCCTTGGAGCCGGAATTGGTCAAACGAATAAATGGTTTGTTGGAGCTGAGTATTCCAATGTAGGTTCAAGTTCTTACCAGGATAGCTTTAGCTTCAGAAATGATGGAGGAGAGTATGAGGATGCGTCTCAATTTAGTCTGGGAGGATTCTATATTCCAGATTATAATTCTTTTACAAGTTACCTGGAGAGAGTGGTTTACCGTGCTGGATTCAGGTATGACGAGACCGGTCTTATAGTCAATGGTGAATCTATCAATGAGTTTGGCATGTCTTTTGGATTAGGATTACCGATTGGACAATTGTTCTCCAATGCAAACTTCGGAATCGAGCTTGGACAAAGAGGTACAAGAGATGCCGGACTAGTTCAGGAGAAGTTTTTAAGACTGTCTGTAGGACTCTCTTTAAACGACAAATGGTTCACGAAAAGAAAATTTGATTAA
- the lptC gene encoding LPS export ABC transporter periplasmic protein LptC — protein MKLTYSNIISGIVTLLGVTMLFSCEGNLREVRAFSMEEDAPQATAEGINLKFTDSGRLVATLKSPRMLDFTNKSFPYREFPDGVEVEFFDEKDEKNTVVADYGIVYEDTKLIDLQGNVVIITADSTKLEASQLFWDQDRSWVFTDKPNKIRFPDGSYTEDLGFDSNQDFSNFRSRTNTGIQIVEEEKEDE, from the coding sequence ATGAAGCTAACATATAGCAATATAATTTCAGGCATTGTCACGCTCTTAGGCGTGACAATGCTTTTTTCATGCGAAGGTAATCTTCGTGAGGTACGTGCGTTTAGCATGGAAGAAGATGCACCGCAGGCTACAGCCGAGGGTATCAATTTGAAGTTCACAGATTCCGGCAGACTGGTTGCGACCTTAAAAAGTCCGCGCATGCTGGATTTCACAAATAAAAGCTTTCCTTACCGTGAATTTCCCGATGGAGTGGAAGTAGAGTTCTTTGATGAGAAGGATGAAAAAAATACCGTGGTGGCAGATTACGGGATCGTTTATGAGGATACGAAACTAATCGATCTTCAGGGAAATGTGGTTATAATCACTGCCGATAGTACTAAGCTGGAAGCTAGTCAGCTATTCTGGGATCAGGACAGAAGCTGGGTTTTTACAGACAAACCAAACAAGATTAGATTCCCTGATGGTTCATATACTGAAGATCTCGGTTTTGATTCTAATCAGGATTTCAGTAATTTTCGTTCTAGAACCAATACGGGAATTCAAATTGTAGAAGAAGAAAAAGAAGATGAGTAA
- a CDS encoding type III pantothenate kinase, translating into MNLVLDAGNTSVKAAVYQNDTLQKKLVFKKEFFLQELEKIFEDYPHITHSILSEVTIIDEQVIFELEKATEFVQLRHDTHVPFQNEYHTPHTLGLDRIALVAAAVDQFPKKNVLIIDAGTCITFDLKTAKEKYFGGAISPGLQMRFKSLHKFTANLPLVSAKPDVDLIGKTTESSIQSGIINGLKMELKGVVETYASEFEDLTVIFTGGDSQLLSIPTKNSIFANSNFLLEGLNFILEFNKTQ; encoded by the coding sequence ATGAATTTAGTACTCGATGCCGGGAATACTTCAGTAAAAGCCGCTGTTTATCAAAACGATACACTTCAGAAGAAACTTGTGTTTAAAAAAGAATTTTTTTTACAGGAACTAGAAAAAATTTTCGAAGACTATCCGCATATCACTCATTCGATACTTTCCGAAGTGACAATAATTGACGAACAGGTCATTTTTGAACTGGAAAAAGCTACAGAATTTGTTCAATTAAGACATGATACACACGTACCTTTTCAGAATGAGTATCATACTCCACATACACTGGGGCTGGATAGAATTGCATTGGTGGCCGCGGCTGTAGATCAATTTCCGAAGAAAAATGTGCTAATCATTGATGCTGGCACTTGTATCACTTTTGATCTAAAAACGGCTAAGGAGAAGTACTTCGGCGGAGCAATTTCTCCAGGATTACAGATGAGATTTAAAAGTCTGCACAAGTTTACAGCAAATTTACCGTTAGTATCTGCGAAGCCGGATGTTGATCTTATTGGCAAAACGACCGAGAGCAGCATACAATCCGGAATTATTAACGGACTCAAAATGGAATTAAAAGGGGTTGTAGAAACCTATGCTTCTGAATTTGAAGATTTAACAGTAATATTTACAGGAGGGGACAGTCAACTTTTGTCTATACCAACTAAAAATAGCATATTTGCCAACTCAAATTTTTTGTTAGAAGGACTTAATTTCATTCTAGAATTTAACAAGACTCAATGA
- a CDS encoding hemolysin family protein: MEVEILIIVCSLILSAFFSGMEIAYVSSNKIFIEIEKRQNDFLATVLKRLTKKPSKFIATMLVGNNIALVVYGFFMGDLLMYWLSGLDPQNSIINYIVVDLSLLTQTVISTLVILLTAEFLPKVFFQIYANSMLKLFAVPAYIFYLLFSFVSSFVIWISDIILKRFFKTDGDEVQLAFSKVELGNFISEQMETVEEHEDVDSEIQIFQNALSFSDIKAREVMIPRTEIIAVDQNQAPSDLVQTFTETGLSKLLVYNDTIDDIIGYVHSFELFKRPRSIKSILLPVIFVPETMWIKDVLNILIKKRKSIAVVIDEYGGTSGMMTVEDIVEELFGEIEDEHDSAVLIEEKLGDDHYKFSARLEVDYLNENYRTEIPEGENYETLSGFIVNHTEEIPQQGEVIKIEDFEIKILETSNTKIELVELKINPED, translated from the coding sequence ATGGAGGTTGAAATACTAATCATAGTTTGCTCTTTAATTCTTTCTGCGTTTTTCTCAGGAATGGAAATCGCTTATGTTTCCTCCAATAAGATCTTTATAGAGATAGAAAAGCGTCAGAATGATTTTCTGGCGACCGTTTTAAAACGTCTTACCAAGAAACCTTCAAAATTCATAGCAACCATGCTTGTTGGAAACAATATAGCTTTGGTGGTTTATGGTTTTTTTATGGGTGACCTTTTGATGTACTGGCTTAGCGGTCTCGATCCGCAAAACAGTATCATAAATTATATTGTAGTAGATCTAAGTCTGCTTACTCAAACTGTTATTTCTACACTGGTAATTTTGCTGACTGCGGAATTTCTTCCGAAGGTATTTTTCCAGATCTACGCGAACAGCATGTTGAAATTATTCGCAGTTCCTGCCTATATTTTCTACCTGCTATTCAGTTTTGTGTCCTCTTTTGTCATCTGGATCTCAGATATTATTCTGAAGAGGTTTTTCAAAACCGATGGAGATGAAGTTCAATTAGCCTTCAGTAAAGTAGAATTAGGCAACTTCATTAGCGAGCAAATGGAAACCGTTGAAGAGCACGAAGATGTAGATAGTGAAATACAGATCTTTCAGAATGCCCTTTCATTTTCAGATATCAAAGCCAGGGAGGTGATGATCCCAAGAACCGAGATCATAGCCGTGGATCAAAACCAGGCGCCAAGTGATCTTGTGCAAACCTTTACTGAAACGGGACTTTCGAAATTATTGGTTTATAATGATACCATAGATGACATTATTGGTTATGTTCATTCCTTCGAATTATTTAAAAGACCTCGATCTATAAAATCCATATTACTTCCGGTGATATTTGTACCCGAAACCATGTGGATCAAGGATGTTCTGAATATTCTTATCAAAAAAAGAAAGAGTATTGCAGTGGTAATCGATGAGTATGGTGGAACAAGTGGTATGATGACCGTGGAAGATATTGTGGAAGAGCTTTTCGGGGAGATTGAAGATGAGCATGATTCAGCAGTTCTGATCGAAGAGAAGCTGGGTGACGATCATTACAAGTTTTCAGCAAGGCTGGAAGTGGATTACTTAAATGAGAATTACAGGACTGAAATTCCGGAGGGTGAAAACTACGAGACCCTGAGCGGATTTATAGTAAATCATACCGAAGAAATTCCGCAGCAGGGAGAGGTTATTAAGATCGAGGATTTCGAGATCAAAATCCTGGAAACTTCCAACACCAAAATCGAATTGGTTGAGCTGAAAATCAATCCGGAAGACTAA